A segment of the Campylobacter vulpis genome:
ATTTCACTTTTATTTGCAAATTCAAAGTCAAATTCACTATTTTGAAGTGTTGAGATGCACTCTCCCACGCCAAAAACTCCGCTTAAAACCTCGATGTTAAATTCTCTTAAAAGCATAGCCGCCACCGCACCAGCTGCCACTCTAGCCACGCTTTCTCTCGCACTTGAACGCCCTCCTCCTCTATAATCTCTTATGCCATATTTTTGAAAATAGCTAAAATCTGCGTGCGAGGGACGAAAAAGGCTTTTAAGCTCACTATAATCTTTTGAGCGTGTATTTTCATTTCTAAAAAGCATAGCGATGGGCTGTCCTGTGGTAAAACCCTCAAAAACTCCGCTTAAAATTTCTGCCCTATCACTTTCCTTTCTAGGCGTGGCAAATTTGCTTCCACCCTTTCTTTTGTCAAGCTCATTTTGTAAAAACTCCTCGTCAAATTTCACATTAGAGGGCATACCATCAAGCACCACGCCTATGGCTTCTCCGTGTGATTCTCCAAAGCTTGTCATTTTTAGTCTTGTCCCAAAAGTATTCATAATGCTCCTAACTTTTCTAAAGTGATTTTTGCTGCCATTTGCTGGGCTTCTTTTTTGCTGCTTGCTATGGCTCTTGCCATTTCCTTACCCTCTAAATTGAGGGCGACTTCAAAGCTTTTTTGATGGTCAGGTCCAAAGGCTCTTAGCGTTTCATATTCAGGTGTTAAGCCCATTTTGGCTTGTGTGATTTCTTGAAGTTTTGTTTTATAGTCCTTAAATAAGCTCTTCGCATCAATGCTTGGAAAATTCTCCTCTATAAGCCTTAGTGCGATTTCTTTAGCCTTGATAAAACCAGCCTCTAAATGCAAAGCACCGATTAAGGCTTCAAAGGCGTCTGAAAGTATGGAGGGCTTGTTTTTACCGCCGTTATTTTGCTCGGCTACACTCATAAAGATAAAAGCACCTAGATTAAGAGAGCTGGCGATTTTAGCAAAAGATTTTTCATTGACAAGGGCGGCTCTAAGCTTGGATAAATCCCCCTCCGCTTCATTTTTAAATTTATGAAACAAAAATTCCCCCACAACTAAATCAAGCACCGCATCGCCTAAAAATTCCAGCCTTTCATTATTATAATTTTTCTTTGCACTTTTGTGCGTTAGGGCACAGATAAGAAGATTTTTATCTTTAAATTTGTAATTTAGCCTTGCTTCTAAGCGTTCGAGTTTAGCCATTGTGCTTCCTTATATTTTCTTTGTAGCTTAAGTGCTGCCTCTCTTGCTAAAGTGTCGCAACGCTCATTTTCTTTATGTCCGTTGTGTGCTTTAATCCAAAAAGCCTCGATTTTATGCTCTTTTGAGACGCGTAAATACTCACGCCATAAATCGGTATTTTTCCTACCCTTGAAATTTTTCTTTACCCAACCATCAAGCCACTCATTAATGCTTTGCACCATTAAATTTGAGTCTGTGTAAAGATTAACCACGCAAGGCTCTTTAAGTATCTCTAAAGCCTTAATGATAGCCTTTAGCTCCATTCTATTATTAGTCGTGTTTTCTTCAGCACCAACACCCACTTTTTCGTGTTCTTTATAACGCACGATATAAGCATAACCCCCAAAGCCCGGGTTATTTAAGCAAGAACCATCGGTATAAATTTCAACACATTTCATCATTTTTAACCTCATATAAAATTTTACAACGATTAAATTCATAGCACACAGGGCAGTGGTAGAAAAAAAGCGGCATAATGCTCTTGCACTCTAAACACATATAAGAAAATTCAAGCCTTGTTTTAAAATGATTTTGCCTTAAAATGTGATACATCTTAAAATGGGAATTTTTAAAAGTAAAGCCCTCTTTTTTCTCCACTAAACCTAGCATATAAAAATACTCATAATACTCCTCATCGTCCGTATTGATAGGCTCTTTACTCTTATAAAGCACATCACAAATTTGTGCGAATTCTTGTTTTTTAAAAATGCCATATTTTTCAAACATATAGCGTTTTAAGGGGGCATTGTCATCAAGCTTTATAATTTGCTCTTTTGCATTTTCTTTATTTTCAAGTGCTAAAGCTTTGATAAATTCCGCCTCTTCCTTAATGTCCTCTCCCAACTCAAACAAACACTCCAAAAGCTCTAAATTTTCTTTATATTTTTTAAGCTTAAGATAGCTTATTTTAAGCAGTTTTAAGGCTTCTTTGTTGCGGGGGCGAATTTTAAGGGCATTTAAAAGCACCTCTGTGCATTTTTCTAAAAATCCCGCCTTAAAATAAACTTTCGCTAAGGCTAGAAAAATAGCTTCTTGTTCGTCTTTATCCCTTGTTTTTTCTAAGGCGATTAAATAAATTCCACTTGATTTTTCAAATTCCCCACTCTTAGTAAAAATTTCAGCCAAAAAGCTAAGGTTTGAAAAGCTCAAATTCTCACTTCTTAAAAGCTCTTTATGAGCATTTTCAAGCTCAAATTTTTTAATAAATTTTTCTAGTTTTTGCTCCTCATCTTTATCTGCAAAAATCCTCCACGCATAGTGTGCTAAAGCCACGATTAAGATAAGTAAGGTAAGAAAAATTAGCCCAACTATGGGGTCTCTGTATTCCACAAAGAAAAAGTCCATAAAATATCCGCAAAATGAAATTAGCAAATTATACTAAATCTTTGTATAATTTGCATTATGATAGCAAAAGATAGCATAGAGCTTTTAAGCCAAAGAGCGGACATTTTAAACATTATCTCACATTTTCTTGATGTGCGTAGAAGTGGGGCTTCTTATGTATGCGTGTGTCCTTTTCACGATGATAAAAACCCATCAATGCACATTAATACCCAAAAAAATTTTTTTCATTGTTTTGCTTGTGGGGCAGGGGGCGATGTCTTTAAATTTGTAATGGACTTTGAGCGGGTCAATTTCGCTGAAGCAGTAGAAAAAGTCGCACAACTAAGTAATTTTACCCTCACTTATACCAAAGAAAAAGAAGAAAATAA
Coding sequences within it:
- the rnc gene encoding ribonuclease III, which codes for MAKLERLEARLNYKFKDKNLLICALTHKSAKKNYNNERLEFLGDAVLDLVVGEFLFHKFKNEAEGDLSKLRAALVNEKSFAKIASSLNLGAFIFMSVAEQNNGGKNKPSILSDAFEALIGALHLEAGFIKAKEIALRLIEENFPSIDAKSLFKDYKTKLQEITQAKMGLTPEYETLRAFGPDHQKSFEVALNLEGKEMARAIASSKKEAQQMAAKITLEKLGAL
- the rnhA gene encoding ribonuclease HI, with translation MKCVEIYTDGSCLNNPGFGGYAYIVRYKEHEKVGVGAEENTTNNRMELKAIIKALEILKEPCVVNLYTDSNLMVQSINEWLDGWVKKNFKGRKNTDLWREYLRVSKEHKIEAFWIKAHNGHKENERCDTLAREAALKLQRKYKEAQWLNSNA
- a CDS encoding tetratricopeptide repeat protein; this encodes MDFFFVEYRDPIVGLIFLTLLILIVALAHYAWRIFADKDEEQKLEKFIKKFELENAHKELLRSENLSFSNLSFLAEIFTKSGEFEKSSGIYLIALEKTRDKDEQEAIFLALAKVYFKAGFLEKCTEVLLNALKIRPRNKEALKLLKISYLKLKKYKENLELLECLFELGEDIKEEAEFIKALALENKENAKEQIIKLDDNAPLKRYMFEKYGIFKKQEFAQICDVLYKSKEPINTDDEEYYEYFYMLGLVEKKEGFTFKNSHFKMYHILRQNHFKTRLEFSYMCLECKSIMPLFFYHCPVCYEFNRCKILYEVKNDEMC